From Candidatus Latescibacter sp., the proteins below share one genomic window:
- the lon gene encoding endopeptidase La, which yields MPENKDKSILSSERNSEDVSSFPEEMPLLPLRDVVLFPYMVVPILVMRESSIGALQAALVRDRFIFLVLQKDPEVENPQMNDIYRTGVVGRALQVLKLPNGTAKVLVEGLVRGEITGMEKAEDHYRVQVNIQKREGEATSRFKALVRNVSGSFSTYVKLSKGIPDEVLMNLPPADDPQRLADTISAHLMVKQDIRQNLLDTATVRDQLTILAGILVEETEILELEQTIDKEVRERLQKSQKDFYLHEQMRVIKEELGEDDESDGEIKDLEERIKKSGMPEEASHKAMEELAKLRKMHIMSPESTVVRNYLDWLLSLPWKKRTRDNLDINKAKTILDEDHFSLEKPKERILEYLAVLKLAKKIRGPILCFTGPPGTGKTSLGKSVARALGRKFVRVSLGGIRDEAEIRGHRRTYIGSLPGRIIQNMKKAGTRNPVFLLDEIDKIGMDFRGDPSSALLEVLDPEQNNSFSDHFLEVDFDLSEVLFITTANFEDNIPIPLLDRMEIIQLSGYLEYEKIGIAEKHLIPKQMEACGLTENLIAFDREALIKTINRYTAEAGVRNLERSIATICRKVAREVVSRKKNGKHVITVRNLQKYLGIPKVREKRIEKIDQVGMAIGLAWTPVGGEILYIETSFMPGKGELILTGHLGDVMKESARAALTYAKSNMAALGIGEGAFDNKDVHIHVPEGAIPKDGPSAGVSIITSLVSAASGIPVSRNVAMTGEITLRGNVLPIGGIKEKSLAAKRSGIKTVIIPKKNEADLGDLPDEIKKNLTFILAEHIEDVLLHALVRS from the coding sequence ATGCCCGAAAATAAGGATAAATCCATTCTATCGTCAGAACGCAATTCCGAAGATGTCTCAAGTTTTCCGGAGGAAATGCCCCTTTTGCCGCTCCGGGATGTCGTACTGTTTCCCTACATGGTAGTACCGATTCTCGTTATGCGGGAATCTTCCATCGGGGCATTACAGGCTGCCCTGGTAAGGGACCGCTTTATTTTTCTCGTCCTCCAGAAAGATCCGGAAGTCGAAAACCCCCAGATGAACGACATCTATCGAACAGGAGTGGTCGGAAGGGCGCTGCAGGTGCTCAAGCTCCCCAACGGGACAGCCAAGGTACTGGTTGAAGGCCTGGTCCGCGGGGAGATAACCGGCATGGAGAAGGCGGAGGACCACTACCGGGTCCAGGTGAATATACAGAAGAGAGAAGGGGAGGCCACCTCACGGTTCAAGGCGCTGGTACGGAATGTATCCGGCAGTTTCTCCACCTATGTGAAGCTTTCCAAGGGTATACCCGATGAAGTGCTCATGAATCTCCCCCCCGCTGATGATCCTCAACGCCTGGCTGATACCATTTCCGCGCACCTCATGGTGAAGCAGGACATCAGGCAGAATCTCCTCGATACAGCAACTGTCCGTGACCAGTTGACCATCCTGGCCGGCATTCTGGTAGAGGAAACCGAAATCCTGGAGCTTGAGCAGACCATCGACAAAGAGGTACGTGAGCGGCTTCAGAAATCCCAGAAGGACTTCTACCTGCATGAACAGATGCGGGTTATCAAGGAAGAACTGGGCGAGGACGACGAGAGCGACGGCGAAATCAAGGATCTGGAGGAGCGCATCAAGAAATCCGGCATGCCGGAGGAGGCTTCTCACAAGGCGATGGAGGAACTGGCAAAGCTCCGAAAGATGCATATAATGTCGCCTGAATCCACCGTGGTTCGGAATTACCTGGACTGGCTGCTTTCTCTTCCCTGGAAAAAGCGCACCCGGGACAATCTGGATATAAACAAGGCCAAGACTATTCTGGATGAGGATCATTTTAGCCTTGAAAAACCGAAGGAGCGTATCCTCGAATACCTGGCGGTGCTCAAGCTGGCTAAAAAAATACGGGGTCCTATTCTTTGCTTCACCGGTCCTCCCGGAACGGGGAAAACCTCGCTGGGGAAGAGCGTTGCCCGGGCGCTCGGGAGGAAGTTCGTGCGGGTCTCCCTCGGCGGCATCCGTGATGAGGCGGAAATACGGGGGCACCGTCGGACCTACATCGGTTCCCTTCCGGGACGGATAATTCAGAACATGAAAAAAGCAGGCACCAGGAATCCGGTTTTTCTCCTCGATGAGATCGACAAGATCGGCATGGATTTCCGGGGGGACCCGTCATCGGCCCTTCTCGAGGTGCTCGATCCCGAACAAAACAACAGCTTCAGCGATCATTTTCTCGAGGTGGACTTCGATCTTTCCGAAGTGCTGTTCATTACCACTGCCAATTTCGAGGACAATATTCCTATTCCTCTCCTGGACCGTATGGAGATCATCCAGCTTTCGGGTTATCTGGAATATGAAAAAATCGGTATAGCGGAAAAGCACCTCATCCCGAAACAGATGGAAGCCTGCGGGCTTACTGAAAATCTTATCGCTTTCGATCGCGAAGCCCTTATCAAGACAATCAACCGGTATACCGCCGAGGCGGGGGTGCGGAATCTCGAACGCTCCATCGCCACTATTTGCCGCAAAGTAGCACGTGAGGTGGTGTCCAGGAAAAAAAATGGGAAGCATGTCATAACCGTCCGGAATCTCCAGAAATATCTCGGCATTCCGAAAGTCCGGGAAAAACGCATCGAAAAAATCGATCAGGTCGGAATGGCAATCGGCCTTGCCTGGACACCGGTCGGGGGAGAGATTCTTTACATCGAGACTTCGTTCATGCCTGGAAAGGGCGAGCTTATCCTTACCGGACATCTGGGAGATGTGATGAAGGAAAGCGCCCGGGCGGCGCTGACCTACGCCAAATCCAACATGGCAGCCCTGGGAATAGGTGAAGGCGCGTTCGACAACAAGGATGTGCATATCCATGTGCCGGAGGGCGCTATTCCGAAGGATGGCCCCTCTGCCGGGGTTTCGATCATAACCTCCCTGGTATCGGCGGCGAGCGGAATCCCGGTATCGCGGAATGTAGCCATGACCGGAGAGATTACTCTCAGAGGCAATGTGCTTCCTATCGGAGGGATAAAAGAGAAATCACTGGCCGCCAAAAGGAGCGGAATAAAAACGGTGATCATTCCAAAAAAGAATGAAGCCGATCTGGGCGATCTCCCGGATGAGATAAAGAAAAACCTTACCTTTATTCTTGCGGAGCATATCGAAGATGTCCTTCTCCATGCGCTGGTTAGATCCTGA